The following proteins are encoded in a genomic region of Micrococcaceae bacterium Sec5.8:
- a CDS encoding GPP34 family phosphoprotein, whose product MDADTPTTAELSLPQALLLLATNDKDGKPEVPLFALRTTLAGAILAELDLIGAIELQGKHVRATGAAPATDLQHELELIRGKSRPHTPKRWVSMLEGRAAVQRVYEGMASQGIVERIGEKRLGLFRSTRYPEKDHGPEAALLEKLRAALSGAPPEAARTDPAPPEPAEAESKAVDAGKPELDQGPDAAKPGNADSASRELDDRTAALIALLQAAGLFGKLFPAADRVRADEMAKDYWPARAVEDELRLIRLAQEEAATL is encoded by the coding sequence ATGGACGCTGACACGCCGACGACCGCGGAGCTGAGCCTTCCCCAGGCTTTGCTCCTTCTCGCAACAAACGACAAAGACGGCAAACCGGAAGTGCCGCTGTTTGCACTCAGAACCACGCTGGCCGGAGCCATATTGGCGGAGCTGGACCTGATCGGTGCCATCGAACTGCAGGGAAAGCACGTCCGGGCAACCGGCGCAGCCCCGGCGACGGATCTCCAGCACGAATTGGAGCTCATCCGAGGCAAATCCCGGCCGCACACTCCCAAACGCTGGGTTTCCATGCTGGAGGGCCGGGCCGCAGTGCAGCGCGTCTATGAGGGGATGGCGTCCCAGGGCATCGTGGAACGCATCGGCGAGAAGCGCCTCGGCCTGTTCAGGTCCACCCGGTATCCGGAGAAGGACCACGGCCCGGAAGCTGCGCTCCTGGAGAAGCTCAGAGCGGCGCTCAGCGGCGCACCGCCCGAAGCCGCCAGGACTGACCCCGCACCACCTGAGCCTGCGGAGGCCGAGTCCAAAGCCGTCGACGCCGGGAAGCCGGAGTTGGATCAAGGCCCTGACGCCGCGAAACCCGGGAACGCCGACTCCGCTTCCCGGGAGCTCGATGACAGGACCGCCGCGCTGATAGCGCTGCTTCAGGCGGCCGGGCTGTTCGGCAAGCTCTTTCCCGCAGCGGACAGGGTTCGCGCAGACGAGATGGCAAAGGATTACTGGCCGGCACGCGCCGTGGAAGACGAACTCCGGCTGATCCGGCTGGCGCAGGAAGAAGCCGCGACGCTTTAA
- a CDS encoding helix-turn-helix transcriptional regulator — translation MVRLPLTPADVERGQRLGALVRLARGERSMLHTALDAGVSPETLRKIESGRVATPAFSTIAAIADVLGLSLDEVWAEVSLPERGVDPARSSGNARQRLAS, via the coding sequence ATGGTCAGATTGCCGCTCACGCCCGCAGACGTCGAACGCGGACAACGCCTGGGTGCCCTCGTGCGTCTGGCCCGGGGGGAACGTTCCATGCTCCACACGGCGCTGGATGCGGGTGTCTCGCCCGAGACCCTCCGGAAAATCGAGTCCGGTCGGGTAGCGACTCCTGCCTTTTCGACGATCGCGGCAATCGCTGACGTCCTCGGCCTCTCCCTCGACGAGGTGTGGGCCGAGGTCAGCCTTCCGGAACGCGGAGTCGACCCGGCCCGCTCAAGTGGGAACGCGCGTCAGCGCTTGGCCTCCTGA
- a CDS encoding XRE family transcriptional regulator — protein sequence MADDRGMENHGFGLGLDMEFSGVEGQAERAMTAVGALVLQLRREAGYSIGNLAAAAGLSPGLLSQIERGQGNPSLTTLIKLSQALKVPVGRFFDTKDQGGALVRREDRRRLEVAEDNLIYELLTPHMSGQLGMLRAQIAAGWDNEDAPFKHAGEECVTVLQGRLHVCVNGVGYDLAEGDSLTYDSSLPHWYRNSTSEDAVLIGAMTPPSF from the coding sequence ATGGCGGACGATCGTGGGATGGAGAATCACGGCTTCGGCCTCGGCTTGGACATGGAATTTTCCGGTGTGGAGGGCCAGGCCGAACGGGCGATGACTGCCGTGGGGGCGCTGGTCCTGCAGTTGCGGCGGGAGGCCGGATACAGCATCGGCAACCTGGCCGCAGCAGCCGGCCTCAGCCCCGGCCTGCTCAGCCAAATTGAGCGCGGCCAAGGCAATCCGTCGCTGACCACACTGATTAAGCTGTCCCAGGCCTTGAAAGTGCCGGTAGGGCGGTTCTTCGACACAAAAGACCAGGGCGGCGCGCTGGTGCGGCGCGAGGACCGGCGGCGACTGGAGGTTGCCGAGGACAACCTCATCTACGAACTCCTGACGCCGCACATGAGCGGGCAGTTGGGCATGCTCCGGGCCCAAATCGCGGCGGGCTGGGACAACGAGGATGCCCCCTTCAAACACGCCGGTGAGGAATGCGTAACCGTGCTGCAGGGCCGGTTGCACGTCTGTGTCAATGGTGTGGGATATGACCTCGCGGAAGGCGATTCGCTGACCTATGACTCCTCGCTGCCGCACTGGTACCGCAACTCCACGTCGGAGGATGCGGTGCTTATCGGGGCCATGACGCCGCCGTCGTTCTAG
- a CDS encoding nitrilase-related carbon-nitrogen hydrolase: protein MCRRQPCPAAWGYSATATSTLQVPARAPENGVFIAYANHCGPGFTGHSCVATPFGRNAALLPRSESVAVIEIDVEAVNSARNLNVYLDDLPAR from the coding sequence TTGTGCAGGCGGCAGCCGTGCCCGGCGGCGTGGGGCTATTCCGCGACGGCGACGTCCACCCTCCAAGTCCCGGCCCGTGCGCCGGAGAACGGGGTTTTCATCGCTTACGCGAATCACTGTGGTCCCGGGTTTACCGGCCACAGCTGTGTGGCCACGCCGTTCGGCCGCAACGCAGCGCTCCTCCCAAGGAGCGAGTCTGTGGCGGTCATTGAGATCGATGTCGAGGCTGTCAACAGCGCCCGGAACCTGAATGTCTACCTCGACGATCTCCCGGCCCGCTGA
- the argE gene encoding acetylornithine deacetylase, with protein MTPTSAPAAAVPTTAGPAPSAAALAWSEKLITFDTTSRNSNLAMISSMAEELTAHGITPVIVPSPDGNKANLFATIPALDGTVTGGIMLAGHTDVVPVDGQDWDSDPFTPEIRDGRLYGRGTTDMKAFSGAILALLPEFLSCPLAEPLHFAWTYDEEVGCHGAVVLLDELAARGIRPRLCFVGEPTSMNPVSAHKSSQLYRVSVRGIAAHSAMTSTGVNAIEYAARSIAFIRSLADERRLSGPFDATFVVPYTTANVGVVSGGAAVNTVAERCDFEFEFRTIPGDDPEAVIARIEDNLAELRAAIQQENPAADIRMVPLGKVPGLSPESPRAALELAQRLTGHAVEETVVYATEAGLFQRAGIDTVVCGPGSMDQGHTANEYIELTQIAACEHFLQALAAHLATTERTAQP; from the coding sequence ATGACGCCCACCTCCGCACCGGCAGCCGCCGTTCCAACAACCGCCGGCCCCGCCCCCAGCGCCGCCGCGCTCGCGTGGTCCGAGAAGCTGATCACCTTCGACACCACCAGCCGCAATTCCAATCTTGCGATGATTTCCAGCATGGCCGAGGAGCTCACCGCCCACGGCATCACCCCGGTGATCGTCCCCAGCCCTGACGGCAACAAGGCCAACCTTTTCGCCACGATTCCCGCCCTCGACGGCACCGTCACTGGCGGCATCATGCTCGCCGGGCACACCGACGTCGTCCCGGTGGACGGCCAGGACTGGGACAGTGACCCTTTCACGCCCGAGATCCGCGACGGGCGGCTTTACGGCCGCGGTACCACGGACATGAAGGCTTTCAGCGGCGCCATCCTGGCCCTCCTGCCCGAGTTCCTGTCTTGTCCGCTGGCGGAACCGCTGCACTTCGCCTGGACGTACGACGAAGAGGTCGGCTGCCACGGCGCCGTCGTCCTGCTGGACGAGCTTGCGGCCCGCGGAATCCGTCCCCGGCTGTGTTTTGTCGGTGAGCCCACCAGCATGAATCCCGTCTCGGCGCATAAGAGCAGCCAGCTTTACCGCGTCAGCGTCCGTGGAATTGCCGCCCACTCCGCCATGACCTCCACCGGCGTCAACGCCATCGAATATGCGGCCCGGTCCATCGCCTTCATCCGCTCACTTGCTGACGAACGCCGGTTGTCCGGCCCGTTCGATGCGACCTTTGTGGTGCCGTACACCACCGCCAACGTCGGCGTCGTCAGCGGCGGGGCCGCCGTGAACACGGTTGCCGAAAGGTGCGACTTCGAGTTCGAGTTCAGGACCATTCCCGGTGACGACCCGGAGGCCGTCATCGCCCGTATCGAGGACAACCTGGCCGAACTCCGGGCCGCCATCCAGCAAGAGAACCCCGCCGCGGACATCCGGATGGTCCCGTTGGGCAAAGTCCCGGGGCTCAGCCCCGAGAGCCCGCGCGCCGCCCTCGAACTGGCGCAGCGCCTCACCGGCCACGCGGTCGAAGAAACCGTGGTCTACGCCACCGAGGCCGGGCTCTTCCAGCGGGCCGGCATCGACACCGTGGTCTGCGGACCCGGCTCCATGGACCAAGGCCACACCGCCAACGAATACATCGAACTGACCCAGATTGCCGCCTGCGAGCATTTCCTGCAGGCTCTCGCTGCCCACCTCGCTACGACCGAACGGACTGCACAGCCATGA
- a CDS encoding MFS transporter: MSHQTAPSIGSNDPVTKPRSAAELALEQSNARKAVVAASIGNGLEWFDLIVYGTFAVTISKLFFPTTNETASLLLAFASFGVSFIMRPLGGIIIGRYADRAGRKAGMLVSILVMFAGTLLIVVAPTAAAIGVTASILVLVARLLQGFATGGEFGTATAYLIEYAPNRKAFYGSWQVATQGGGILLAGIFGFVLNTYLSTQALDSWGWRLPFIFALAIGPVGWYIRSKMEETPEFLATERSASPLRETFIGNGGRLWAIVGVVSLGSVGVYIALFMPTYAIVNLGMPKSVGFLSTLIFGVVMSLGSPFIGMLADKVGPARVMTWAAAGTIVVGIPAFLVLIAAPALPTMIVVELLLSVLATAYFAPLPAIMSSMFPARIRSTGLSLGYNIGVTVFGGFAPFILTWLIGSTGSLLVPGYYLVAIAVIATVSLTIARKVYRQA, translated from the coding sequence ATGAGCCATCAAACCGCCCCCAGCATCGGGTCCAACGACCCCGTCACCAAGCCGCGTTCGGCAGCGGAACTTGCGCTGGAACAAAGCAACGCCCGCAAAGCCGTCGTCGCTGCCTCCATCGGCAACGGACTCGAATGGTTCGACCTGATCGTCTACGGCACGTTCGCCGTCACCATTTCCAAGCTGTTCTTCCCGACGACGAACGAGACGGCGTCGTTGCTGCTGGCCTTCGCCTCGTTCGGGGTCTCTTTCATCATGCGGCCGCTCGGCGGCATCATCATCGGCCGCTACGCCGACAGGGCCGGCCGCAAGGCGGGCATGCTGGTGTCCATCCTCGTCATGTTCGCCGGCACCCTGCTCATTGTCGTTGCACCCACAGCGGCCGCCATCGGGGTCACAGCGAGCATCCTGGTGCTGGTCGCCCGGCTGCTGCAGGGATTCGCCACCGGCGGGGAGTTTGGCACGGCCACGGCCTACTTGATCGAATACGCCCCCAACCGCAAGGCGTTCTATGGCAGCTGGCAGGTGGCCACCCAGGGCGGCGGCATCCTGCTGGCCGGAATCTTTGGATTCGTTCTGAACACGTACCTCAGCACGCAGGCACTGGACTCCTGGGGCTGGCGGCTGCCGTTCATCTTTGCGCTGGCCATCGGACCGGTCGGCTGGTACATCCGGTCCAAGATGGAGGAAACGCCGGAATTCCTGGCCACGGAACGGTCCGCCTCGCCCCTGCGGGAGACATTCATCGGCAACGGCGGCCGGCTCTGGGCCATCGTCGGCGTCGTTTCCCTCGGATCCGTCGGCGTCTACATCGCCCTCTTCATGCCCACCTACGCGATCGTCAACCTCGGAATGCCCAAGTCCGTAGGCTTCCTCTCCACCTTGATCTTCGGGGTGGTCATGAGCCTGGGGTCGCCGTTCATCGGCATGCTGGCAGACAAGGTGGGTCCGGCCCGGGTCATGACCTGGGCGGCCGCCGGAACCATCGTCGTCGGCATCCCGGCATTCCTGGTGCTCATCGCGGCGCCGGCGCTGCCCACCATGATCGTGGTCGAACTCCTACTGTCGGTGCTGGCCACCGCCTACTTCGCGCCGCTGCCGGCCATCATGTCCTCGATGTTCCCGGCCCGGATCCGGTCCACGGGACTCTCCCTGGGCTACAACATCGGGGTCACCGTCTTTGGCGGCTTTGCCCCGTTCATCCTGACGTGGCTGATCGGCAGCACCGGCTCCCTGCTGGTGCCGGGGTATTACCTGGTGGCCATCGCGGTCATCGCAACGGTCAGCCTGACCATTGCACGCAAGGTGTACCGCCAGGCCTGA
- a CDS encoding alpha/beta hydrolase yields MSFTSFGRIKTPVLDIGYESAGDPGGTPVILLHGFPYDVRAFDDVAPILADQDAFVLAPYLRGFGPTRFLEETTIRSGQQAALGQDLLDFMDALNIEQAVLAGYDWGGRAACIAAALDPGRVAGLVSVGGYNMHNLARSGEPASPEWERSYWYQYYFHSERGRRGLEHNRDELCELLWRTWSPTWAAAGQAFPASAPSLHNPDFVDVVIHSYRHRYGLADGDPRYQRFEDLIAQEPRITVPTVVLESGDDGVGGPGAMAGRDKFTGPYSQSVLPGIGHNVPQENPAAFARAVVSLFG; encoded by the coding sequence ATGAGCTTTACCTCCTTCGGCCGCATCAAGACCCCCGTCCTGGATATCGGCTACGAATCTGCAGGCGATCCGGGCGGAACCCCGGTCATCCTCCTGCACGGGTTCCCGTACGACGTGCGGGCCTTCGACGACGTCGCCCCGATCCTCGCGGACCAGGACGCCTTCGTACTCGCCCCGTACCTGCGCGGCTTCGGTCCGACCCGTTTCCTCGAGGAAACGACCATCCGCTCCGGGCAGCAAGCCGCTCTCGGGCAGGACCTCCTCGACTTCATGGATGCCCTCAACATCGAACAGGCGGTCTTGGCCGGCTACGACTGGGGCGGCCGGGCGGCGTGCATCGCGGCTGCGCTGGACCCCGGACGCGTCGCCGGCCTCGTCTCCGTCGGCGGGTACAACATGCACAACCTCGCGCGTTCCGGCGAACCCGCCTCCCCGGAGTGGGAGCGAAGCTACTGGTACCAGTACTACTTCCACTCGGAGCGGGGGCGCCGCGGGCTGGAACATAACCGGGACGAACTGTGCGAGCTGCTGTGGCGGACCTGGTCACCCACCTGGGCTGCTGCAGGCCAGGCGTTTCCTGCGAGCGCCCCGAGCCTGCACAATCCCGATTTCGTCGACGTCGTCATCCACTCCTACCGGCACCGCTACGGACTGGCTGACGGCGACCCCCGGTACCAGCGGTTCGAGGACCTGATCGCGCAGGAGCCGCGCATCACGGTTCCGACCGTGGTGCTCGAAAGCGGGGACGACGGCGTCGGCGGCCCCGGGGCGATGGCAGGCAGGGACAAGTTCACCGGCCCCTACAGCCAAAGCGTCCTTCCCGGTATTGGACATAACGTTCCCCAGGAGAATCCGGCTGCGTTCGCACGGGCCGTGGTCAGCCTTTTCGGCTAA
- a CDS encoding SDR family NAD(P)-dependent oxidoreductase, with the protein MSSIFITGSSDGLGRATAESLLERGHQVIVHARNADRLASLQDLLDRGAEGVVGDLSDAGQTRDVADQVNRVGPAGVVVHNAGVLNGPHVFHVNVVAPYLLTALLGRPSRLIYLSSGMHRGGHTRLASIDWNGPGQSASYSDSKLYVTALAAAVARLWPDVLSNAVDPGWVPTKMGGPGAPDDLRLGHLTQEWLATSNDPEALTSGGYWHHQRLAKAHPAVHDVHFQDELVDHLARATGERLL; encoded by the coding sequence ATGAGCAGCATATTCATCACGGGTTCGAGCGACGGACTGGGCCGGGCCACCGCAGAATCTCTTCTTGAGAGGGGTCATCAGGTGATCGTGCATGCACGCAATGCTGACCGTCTGGCCTCGCTGCAGGATCTCCTTGACCGCGGGGCGGAAGGCGTGGTGGGGGACCTGTCCGACGCCGGGCAGACGCGCGACGTCGCCGACCAGGTGAACCGGGTCGGCCCCGCGGGTGTGGTGGTCCACAACGCCGGGGTGTTGAACGGCCCGCATGTCTTTCACGTCAACGTCGTGGCCCCGTACCTTCTCACCGCCCTGCTCGGCCGGCCCAGCAGGCTGATCTACCTCAGCAGCGGCATGCACCGCGGCGGCCACACTCGCCTCGCCAGCATCGACTGGAACGGACCGGGGCAGAGTGCGTCCTACTCAGACAGCAAGCTTTACGTCACCGCCCTCGCGGCAGCCGTCGCCCGGCTGTGGCCGGACGTCCTCAGCAACGCTGTGGACCCCGGGTGGGTGCCCACGAAAATGGGCGGCCCGGGAGCGCCGGATGATCTGCGGCTGGGCCATCTCACCCAGGAATGGCTCGCCACCAGCAATGACCCGGAGGCGCTGACGAGTGGCGGCTACTGGCACCATCAACGCCTGGCGAAAGCCCACCCCGCCGTCCACGACGTGCATTTCCAGGATGAACTGGTGGACCATCTGGCCCGGGCCACCGGAGAGCGCCTGCTCTAG
- the map gene encoding type I methionyl aminopeptidase: MIEILNQAEMSRAREAGALVAGILQTVKSRCTVGTNLLEIDRWTKAMIAEAGALSCYIDYAPSFGRGPFGHYICTAVNDAVLHGLPYDYALADGDLLTLDLAVIKSGIAADSAISFLVGDSRPPESVAMIDTTERALSAGIAAAAPGARIGDISHAIGSVLSEAGYPVNTEFGGHGIGSTMHQDPHIANTGRPGRGYTLRPGLLLALEPWVMADTAKLITDADGWTLRSATGCRTAHSEHTIAITDDGAEILTLPERVQP; the protein is encoded by the coding sequence ATGATCGAAATCTTGAACCAGGCCGAAATGTCACGAGCCCGCGAGGCCGGGGCGCTGGTGGCCGGGATCTTGCAGACGGTGAAAAGCCGCTGCACGGTCGGCACCAACCTGCTGGAGATCGACCGGTGGACCAAGGCCATGATCGCCGAGGCCGGAGCGCTGTCCTGCTACATCGACTACGCACCTTCCTTCGGACGCGGACCGTTCGGCCACTACATCTGCACGGCCGTCAACGACGCGGTGCTCCACGGGCTGCCCTACGACTACGCGCTGGCCGACGGCGACCTGCTGACACTCGACCTGGCCGTCATCAAAAGCGGAATCGCGGCCGACTCCGCCATCAGCTTTCTGGTGGGCGACTCGAGACCCCCGGAGAGCGTCGCCATGATTGATACGACGGAGCGGGCATTGAGCGCGGGCATAGCCGCCGCTGCTCCGGGGGCGCGGATCGGCGACATCTCACATGCCATTGGCTCGGTCCTCAGCGAAGCGGGATATCCGGTCAACACCGAGTTTGGCGGTCATGGCATCGGATCAACAATGCATCAGGACCCGCACATCGCAAACACCGGGCGGCCGGGCCGCGGATACACACTGCGCCCCGGATTGCTGCTCGCGCTGGAGCCGTGGGTGATGGCCGACACCGCCAAACTCATCACCGACGCCGACGGGTGGACGCTGCGAAGCGCCACCGGCTGCCGGACGGCACACAGCGAACACACCATTGCCATCACGGACGACGGCGCCGAAATTCTCACTTTGCCGGAGCGGGTGCAACCGTGA